TTATTCCTGTACTTAACAAGATAGACCTGCCGAGCGCCAACCCGGAAGAGGTGAGTGATGACATTGTGGACTTGTTAGGCTGCAAGCTGGACGACATTATCCCGGCCAGTGGAAAAACCGGCCTCGGCGTAGATAAAATACTTGAAGCGATCATTGAGCGCATCCCTGCCCCTAAAGGCGATCCGGAGGAGCCATTGCAGGCGCTGATATTCGACTCGGTGTATAACCCGTTCCGTGGGATCGAGGTTATATTCAGGGTAAAGAACGGATCGATAAAAAAAGGCCAGAAGATTAAATTCATGGCTACCGGCAATGAATATTTTGCCGATGAGATAGGTACGCTGAAACTGAACCAGGTTCCGAAACAGATCGTGAGCGCGGGGGATGTGGGCTACCTTATTTCCGGTATTAAGGAAGCAAAAGAAGTAAAAGTTGGGGATACTATTACCGATGCCAAAAACCCAACAACCAATATGGTAAGCGGTTTTGAGGATGTAAAGCCAATGGTATTCGCGGGTATTTACCCTGTAGATACCGAGGATTATGAAGAACTGCGCAACTCGATGGAGAAATTGCAGCTGAACGATGCCTCGCTGGTATTTACGGCAGAAAGCTCTGCGGCGCTGGGCTTTGGTTTCCGATGCGGGTTCCTGGGGATGCTTCACATGGAGATTATACAGGAAAGGCTGGAGCGTGAGTTCAACATGACGGTGATTACTACAGTTCCCAACGTATCGTACCTTGCCTACACCAAAAAAGAACCTGAAAAAGGCATTATAGTAAACAACCCGAGCGACCTTCCGGAACCGTCCAAACTGGACCATGTGGAGGAACCGTATATAAAAGCGACTATTATTACCAAGTCGGATTTCGTAGGCAACGTAATGAGCCTGTGTATCGAAAAGCGCGGCCTCATTACCAACCAGACGTACCTGACCACGGAACGTGTAGAGCTGAACTTTGACATGCCGCTGGCAGAAATTGTATTCGACTTCTATGACAGGCTGAAGACAGTGTCTAAGGGCTATGCTTCATTTGACTATTCCCCTATCGGGATGCGTACCTCCAGGCTGGTTCGCCTCGACGTACTGCTGAACGGCCAGGGTGTAGATGCGCTTTCAGCACTGATACACGAAGATAATGCCTATAATATCGGTAAAAAAATGTGCGAGAAGCTGAAGGAACTTATTCCGCGCCAGCAGTTTGACATACCTATCCAGGCCGCTATCGGCGTAAAGGTAATCTCGCGTGAAACGGTTAAGGCACTCCGTAAAGACGTTACCGCCAAATGTTACGGCGGGGATATTTCACGTAAGCGTAAGCTCCTCGAAAAGCAAAAGAAAGGTAAGAAACGTATGCGTCAGGTGGGTAATGTAGAGATACCTCAGGAAGCATTCATGGCGGTATTGAAGCTGAATGATTAAGATCGATTACGGATATAAATTACGAATTACGAACCCGGTGCAGCGATGGCCGGGTTTTTTATTGATCAGAAACTGACAATCGAAAATATCCTCAAAGAAGAACGAAAATGTCACATTGAGCGCAGTCAAAATGCGGCATTCCATTATTCTTGCTTCCCGACTGTGCTCGAAGTGACAATCCTGACATAAACCTCATATCGAACTACGTTAAATAAGAGAATTACAACTTTCAAACGATATAATTATTAAACCATAAAGGAATGTTAAATTTGGCAAGGTTTATGTTGCAGAAAAATATACATTTGCAGTTACGAAACTGAAAACCTTGTGAGGATAAACAAAATACATATTCGTCATCGTATTTTATGGTTGCTTATGGCACTCCATATCCTCAATTTTAGTATCGATAACCCACATACCCTGAGGGAGAATGATATTGTAGACGAAGATTTCGAAGAGGTGGACAGTGTGGTAGAGCTTGTATTGGAAGATGTGATCCATATAGAGAACGCTATCCCCGAGCACCATACCAAATCGCCCGTTGGCCACAAATTAAACATTAAGAAAACCACATGGACCTGTCCGCAACAGGAAGAAGAACTCGTTTTTGAATCTGTTGCACAGCCTAACTTCAGGGTCGTGCTTCCCGATACATTTTATCAGGATTCCCCTTATTATTCGCCTTACCTGGCTTTATTTTCCCCTCCGCCCGAGGCTTAATACTATTTACATTTCTTAATCCGGAACATTGCCTTTATTGGCAGTGTAATGTTATTCGCGTAGGTTTTACCTATGTTTCCGGCACGGCTTGTATCTGCATACAAACCAGTCTACATAATAGTATTAAAATAATCGACATGACATTAAAAAAAATAATGTCCTGCATGGCAATAGTGCTATGCTGGGCCAATATGGCTGCACAAAACCCTCAAACGCTCGACCTTACCATAAAAGAGGCAGAAGAGCTTTTTTTCAAGAACAATTTCTTGCTGCTTGTCGGCCAGTATGGTATTGACAAAGCCGATGCGGCCATAATACAAAGTAAAGTATACCCAAACCCTGAGGTAAGCGCCGATATGATTGCCTACCAGGGGCAGGACAACCTTTATTTTCCTACCGGTAACAGAGGCAATTTTGCCGCGGGGATAGAACAACTTATCCTGCTTGGAGGCAAGCGTAAAGCCGGAATAGAATTGGCAAAAAAAGACAAGGAAATGGCTCAGGCCGACCTTGCCGACCTGACCCGCAACCTGCAATACCAGATATGGCAGTCGTTCTACACCCTGCACAACCAGGAAAAGATCATTAAAAAATATGACCTGCTCCTGCAAAAGCTACAGGAACTCATCAGCAGTTATGAAGTGCAGGTAAGCAAGAACAATGTGGCCCTTAAAGACCTGGTGCGCTTAAAATCGGTTTATGTAAAGATCAACAACGACAAATCGGAAGAAAGCCAGGTGCTTATTGAGGAGCAGCAAAAACTGAATGTGCTTCTCGGCACCTCAGCAACAATTAAAACAAGATACGGCACCGATGATGCGAACAGCTTTGCTGCCAAAAATTTTGTTTATGATGAAATCCTGAACCAGTCGCTGAAAAACAGGGCCGACCTTAACCAGGCAAGGATCGCGACAGAATCGGCAGCGCTTAACCTTAAGCTGCAGCGCAGCCTCGCTATTCCGGATGTAACGCTTCGCGGGGGCTACAACCAGGCGGGCGATGCTTTCAGGAACCAGTACAATATGGGGCTTGCTATATCACTGCCGTTCTTCGACCGTAACCAGGGCAATATCCAGAAAGCGAAGACAGGACAGCTGGAAGCGGGGAAAAATGTGAGCTATAAAGAACTTGAAGTTACCAACGAGGTTCTTGCCGCTTACCAGAACTTTACCCGCAGCGTTGAGGAATACAAACGCATTAACTCGCTTATCAACCAGGATTTTGATGCAGTATTCAACGGCATCAACTCCAATTTCCAGAAAGGCAACGTATCCATGATAGAGTTTGCCGACTTCTTTGAAGCATATAACGAAGCGCAGACCGAAGTGGAAAGGGTTAAAAAACAACTTGCAATCGCCGCTGCAGGGATAAACTTTGTAACAGGCACTAACAACTTTTAAAAAATGAAAACACCGGGCTATATAGTATTAATGGGCGCAGCCATGATGGCAATGACGACTGGCTGCTCTAAAAATGAACAGAAACACGAAGAGGCACCACAAAAATTTGTGATGACCGAAACGATGTATAAGGGGAGCACTTTTGCTACCGCTGATGAAGAATATGCGCAAAACGAAATACGCCTTTTTGGCAAAGTAAGCGCAGAGAATAACAACGTGAGCCAGGTTTTCCCGGCCGTAGGGGGGAATGTGATCGAAATAAAGGCCGAGCTGGGCGACTATGTACAGCAGGGTCAGCTGCTTGCAAGTGTGCGCAGTACCGAGATTGCGGGTTTCCAAAGCCAGGCCAGCGATGCCGACGCGAATGTGAGCATAGCCGAGCGCAACCTGCAAAGCGCGAAAGACATGTATGAGGGAAAGCTTGCCAGCGAAAAAGAGCTGGTAATGGCCCAGAAAGAGCTTGACAAAGCAAAGGCCGAGCAACGAAGGATGAAAGAAGTAAACCAGATATACAGGCTGAAAAGCGGGTCGGTTTATAACATGTACGCGCCTATAAGCGGGTACATTGTAGCCAAGGACATCAGCCCGAACGAGATGCTGAGCAGCAACCGTGAGAGCGCGGTATTTACCATTGCGAAACTTGACCGCGTATGGGTGTTGGCGAATGTGAACGAGAGCGACCTGGACAAGATAAAAACAGACCAGCAGGTAGACATACATACCATAGCATATCCTGATAAAGACATTAAGGGTAAAATTGACAAGATATTCAATGTAATCGATCCCGATACAAGGGCGGCAAAAGCCCTGATAAGCGTACCGAATACCGGAGTGGCGCTTAAGCCCGAAATGAACGCTACCGTTACCGTGCATTTTCCGGACGATAAAAAATTTGTAGCCATACCAAGCGAGGCCGTAGTGTTTGACAAAAGCAAAAACTTCGTGATGGTGTTCAACGGGAAGGACAATATTGACACCAGGGAGGTTACGGTATACCGTGCGCTTGATGACAAAACCTACATATCATCGGGCCTGAAGGCGGGTGAAAAGGTTATCGTGAAGAACAACCTGCTCATCTATGATGCCATTAACGACTAATTGCAGCAGCCATGGTAAAAATGATAAGAAACATAATAGGGTTTTCCCTTCACAATAAGCTATTTACCTTTTTTTGGGTAGCCATTGTGGTGATAGCAGGTGTTATCAGTTATAAAAACATACCGGTTGAAGCATTTCCCGATGTTACCAATACCCAGATAATCATCGTAACGCAGTGGGAAGGCCGCAGCGCCGAGGAAGTGGAGCGTTTCGTGACATCCCCTATTGAGATCTCGATGAACTCGGTGCAGAAGAAAACCAATGTTCGCAGCATTACGATGTTCGGGCTTTCGATAATAAAGATCATATTCGATGATGATGTGGATGATTTCTTCGCGCGGCAGCAGGTGAATAACCAGCTGCGCAACGTAGAACTGCCTGAAGGCATCGAACCCGATGTACAGCCGCCATACGGCCCTACCGGAGAGATATTCCGTTATACATTGCAAAGCAAGGACAAAAACACCCGTGACCTGCTTACCCTGCAAAACTGGGTAATCGACCGCCAGCTGCGCTCGGTACCCGGTGTAGCCGACGTAGTTGCCTTTGGTGGCCGCGAAAAGACCTACGAAATAGAGATAGACCCTATATTACTCCAAAAATACGAGCTCACTTCGCCTCAGGTATACGATGCCATCAGTAAGGCTAATGTGAATGTGGGTGGAGACGTTATCGAGAAGAACGGCCAGGCTTATGTGGTACGCGGTGTCGG
Above is a genomic segment from Flavobacterium album containing:
- a CDS encoding efflux RND transporter periplasmic adaptor subunit, whose translation is MKTPGYIVLMGAAMMAMTTGCSKNEQKHEEAPQKFVMTETMYKGSTFATADEEYAQNEIRLFGKVSAENNNVSQVFPAVGGNVIEIKAELGDYVQQGQLLASVRSTEIAGFQSQASDADANVSIAERNLQSAKDMYEGKLASEKELVMAQKELDKAKAEQRRMKEVNQIYRLKSGSVYNMYAPISGYIVAKDISPNEMLSSNRESAVFTIAKLDRVWVLANVNESDLDKIKTDQQVDIHTIAYPDKDIKGKIDKIFNVIDPDTRAAKALISVPNTGVALKPEMNATVTVHFPDDKKFVAIPSEAVVFDKSKNFVMVFNGKDNIDTREVTVYRALDDKTYISSGLKAGEKVIVKNNLLIYDAIND
- the lepA gene encoding translation elongation factor 4 — translated: MKHIRNFCIIAHIDHGKSTLADRLLDATQTVTAREQQAQLLDNMDLERERGITIKSHAIQMEYTYKGEQYILNLIDTPGHVDFSYEVSRSIAACEGALLIVDAAQSIQAQTISNLYLALENDLEIIPVLNKIDLPSANPEEVSDDIVDLLGCKLDDIIPASGKTGLGVDKILEAIIERIPAPKGDPEEPLQALIFDSVYNPFRGIEVIFRVKNGSIKKGQKIKFMATGNEYFADEIGTLKLNQVPKQIVSAGDVGYLISGIKEAKEVKVGDTITDAKNPTTNMVSGFEDVKPMVFAGIYPVDTEDYEELRNSMEKLQLNDASLVFTAESSAALGFGFRCGFLGMLHMEIIQERLEREFNMTVITTVPNVSYLAYTKKEPEKGIIVNNPSDLPEPSKLDHVEEPYIKATIITKSDFVGNVMSLCIEKRGLITNQTYLTTERVELNFDMPLAEIVFDFYDRLKTVSKGYASFDYSPIGMRTSRLVRLDVLLNGQGVDALSALIHEDNAYNIGKKMCEKLKELIPRQQFDIPIQAAIGVKVISRETVKALRKDVTAKCYGGDISRKRKLLEKQKKGKKRMRQVGNVEIPQEAFMAVLKLND
- a CDS encoding TolC family protein, coding for MTLKKIMSCMAIVLCWANMAAQNPQTLDLTIKEAEELFFKNNFLLLVGQYGIDKADAAIIQSKVYPNPEVSADMIAYQGQDNLYFPTGNRGNFAAGIEQLILLGGKRKAGIELAKKDKEMAQADLADLTRNLQYQIWQSFYTLHNQEKIIKKYDLLLQKLQELISSYEVQVSKNNVALKDLVRLKSVYVKINNDKSEESQVLIEEQQKLNVLLGTSATIKTRYGTDDANSFAAKNFVYDEILNQSLKNRADLNQARIATESAALNLKLQRSLAIPDVTLRGGYNQAGDAFRNQYNMGLAISLPFFDRNQGNIQKAKTGQLEAGKNVSYKELEVTNEVLAAYQNFTRSVEEYKRINSLINQDFDAVFNGINSNFQKGNVSMIEFADFFEAYNEAQTEVERVKKQLAIAAAGINFVTGTNNF